A stretch of the Planctomycetota bacterium genome encodes the following:
- a CDS encoding GC-type dockerin domain-anchored protein: MPCSHILAAAGACAVACASVTAQAPIDAAGRTASVVLFADPEREVVLGTGYVPFLVDLEIVGESSGGTATAGAVIDSGPAGDLTFEADATLTARGMPIADPGVRSSVFLTDTLTVRVAEQGPFVLSGRFDVPSGGGGASSTSVTLSVSGEGEIMAPGASGGTIVFRAATHPEGFVLTGDLAPGEYELQVEASANVATMAGDAQATAGINVLYSQACRADINADGALDLFDFLDYQRLFFDGDPLADFTGDGLFTLFDFLEFIDLFDDGCG; this comes from the coding sequence ATGCCATGTTCACACATTCTCGCGGCGGCCGGCGCGTGCGCCGTAGCGTGCGCGAGCGTCACCGCGCAGGCACCCATCGACGCCGCGGGCCGGACCGCGTCGGTCGTCCTCTTCGCCGACCCGGAGCGCGAGGTCGTGCTCGGGACCGGATACGTGCCCTTCCTCGTCGACCTCGAGATCGTCGGCGAATCCTCGGGCGGCACCGCGACGGCGGGCGCGGTCATCGACTCCGGGCCGGCGGGCGACCTGACCTTCGAGGCCGACGCCACGCTCACCGCGCGGGGCATGCCCATCGCCGATCCCGGCGTCCGCTCGAGTGTCTTCCTTACCGATACGCTGACGGTTCGTGTGGCGGAGCAGGGCCCCTTCGTGCTCTCGGGCCGCTTCGATGTCCCGTCGGGCGGCGGGGGGGCGAGCTCGACGTCGGTCACGCTGAGCGTCTCCGGCGAGGGCGAAATCATGGCGCCAGGCGCATCGGGGGGCACCATCGTGTTCCGCGCGGCGACGCACCCGGAGGGCTTCGTGCTGACCGGCGACCTCGCGCCCGGCGAATACGAGTTGCAGGTCGAGGCGTCGGCGAACGTGGCCACGATGGCCGGCGATGCCCAGGCGACGGCCGGCATCAACGTGCTGTACTCGCAGGCCTGCCGCGCCGACATCAACGCCGACGGCGCCCTCGACCTGTTCGATTTCCTGGACTACCAGCGGCTGTTCTTCGACGGCGATCCGCTCGCCGACTTCACGGGCGATGGCCTGTTCACGCTCTTCGACTTCCTGGAGTTCATCGACCTCTTCGATGACGGCTGCGGCTAG
- the rsmH gene encoding 16S rRNA (cytosine(1402)-N(4))-methyltransferase RsmH produces the protein MAEQDASREPRHVPVLPREVFELLGPQPGGCYVDCTAGLGGHASQAAGLVGPDGTVVLCDLDAGMLARAEARVRDAAVGCRVLAVQGSFARLPERLAELGLAADCLLADLGFASPHVDDPDRGFSFRRDGPLDMRLDPTSGPSAADLIATASEAELAEILWTFGEERNARRIARKVVASREAAPIVTTRGLAALVRSCTRGGSIDAATRTFQALRIAVNDELGSLSSLLASIGDAARLPSGSTWVAPGARIAMISFHSLEDRLVKRAFADLASNGLAERLTRKPATASDAEAAANRRARSAKLRAVRLSTTRS, from the coding sequence GTGGCCGAGCAGGACGCATCCAGGGAACCCCGGCACGTGCCGGTCCTGCCACGAGAGGTCTTCGAGTTGCTCGGGCCGCAGCCGGGGGGCTGCTACGTTGACTGCACGGCCGGGCTCGGGGGCCACGCCAGCCAGGCGGCCGGGCTCGTGGGCCCGGACGGCACGGTGGTGCTGTGCGACCTCGATGCGGGGATGCTCGCCCGGGCCGAGGCCAGGGTCCGCGACGCCGCCGTGGGCTGCCGCGTGCTGGCGGTGCAGGGATCCTTCGCCAGGCTGCCCGAGCGGCTGGCCGAGTTGGGGCTCGCCGCCGACTGCCTGCTGGCCGACCTGGGCTTCGCCAGCCCGCACGTGGATGATCCGGATCGCGGCTTCTCGTTCCGCCGCGACGGCCCACTCGACATGCGGCTGGACCCGACCTCGGGCCCGTCGGCGGCCGACCTGATCGCGACGGCGAGCGAGGCCGAATTGGCCGAGATCCTGTGGACGTTCGGGGAGGAGCGCAACGCCCGCCGCATCGCGCGGAAAGTTGTGGCCTCCCGCGAGGCCGCGCCGATAGTCACCACGCGGGGGCTGGCGGCGTTGGTGCGATCCTGCACGAGGGGCGGATCGATCGACGCGGCCACCCGCACGTTCCAGGCGCTACGCATCGCCGTGAACGACGAGCTGGGCTCGCTGTCCTCCCTGCTCGCGTCGATCGGTGACGCGGCCCGCCTGCCGAGCGGCTCGACTTGGGTGGCACCGGGGGCTCGCATCGCCATGATCTCCTTCCATTCGCTCGAGGATCGCCTCGTCAAGCGGGCCTTTGCCGACCTCGCCAGCAACGGCCTGGCCGAGCGGCTGACCCGCAAGCCCGCGACCGCCTCGGACGCCGAGGCCGCCGCCAATCGCCGAGCCCGATCGGCCAAGCTGCGGGCCGTCCGCCTATCGACTACGCGGAGCTGA
- the sppA gene encoding signal peptide peptidase SppA encodes MRAMTRLAVPLLIASAMLAGCISVNASLGSGREKLRPQPVLAVGEEGSRDRVALIPLRGVIVDAPDEGLLGSRPGPLASLGRQLAMAEADDRVRAVVLRVDSPGGSVAASEMAYREIRMFRERTGKPVVISMGEVAASGGYYAALAGDRIVAEPTTLTGSIGVVVASLNVSEGLERIGVESRFVTSGPNKDIANPLAPVRTAHYRILQGLVDEYYGRFRGLVVQRRDALATGSVDELTDGRVFTGETARRLGLVDELGGVRTAFLQAVQLAGLESATLVRYAPRGGPPQTIYAEAPLARPMAVADASVSGIRVDAASLGLPTGMRPGVAYYLYLP; translated from the coding sequence ATGCGAGCAATGACACGCCTGGCCGTCCCGTTGCTGATCGCCTCGGCGATGCTGGCGGGCTGCATCTCCGTGAACGCCAGCCTGGGCTCGGGCCGCGAGAAGCTCCGCCCCCAGCCCGTGCTGGCCGTGGGCGAGGAGGGCAGCCGCGACCGCGTCGCGTTGATCCCGCTGCGCGGCGTGATCGTCGACGCCCCCGACGAGGGCCTGCTGGGCAGCCGCCCCGGGCCGCTGGCGAGTCTCGGGCGGCAGCTGGCGATGGCCGAGGCCGACGACCGCGTGCGGGCCGTGGTGCTCCGCGTGGATTCGCCCGGCGGCAGCGTCGCCGCCAGCGAGATGGCCTACCGCGAGATCCGCATGTTCCGCGAGCGCACCGGCAAGCCCGTGGTTATCTCGATGGGCGAGGTCGCCGCCAGCGGCGGCTACTACGCCGCCCTCGCGGGCGACCGCATCGTCGCCGAGCCCACCACGCTCACAGGCTCGATCGGCGTCGTGGTGGCCTCGCTCAACGTCAGCGAGGGCCTCGAGAGGATCGGCGTCGAGTCCCGCTTCGTCACCAGCGGGCCCAACAAGGACATCGCCAACCCGCTGGCGCCCGTGCGGACGGCCCACTACCGCATCCTGCAGGGCCTCGTCGACGAGTACTACGGCCGGTTCCGCGGGCTGGTCGTGCAGCGCCGCGACGCCCTCGCCACCGGTTCGGTGGACGAGCTAACGGATGGCCGGGTGTTCACGGGCGAGACCGCCAGGCGGCTCGGACTGGTCGACGAGCTGGGCGGCGTGCGGACCGCCTTCTTGCAGGCCGTGCAGCTCGCGGGTCTGGAGTCGGCGACGCTGGTTCGGTACGCGCCGCGGGGCGGGCCGCCGCAGACGATCTACGCCGAGGCGCCGCTCGCGAGGCCCATGGCGGTGGCCGACGCGTCGGTCAGCGGGATCCGCGTCGATGCCGCGAGTCTCGGGCTGCCGACGGGCATGCGGCCCGGCGTCGCGTACTACCTGTATCTGCCGTGA
- the hrpA gene encoding ATP-dependent RNA helicase HrpA translates to MKALLSDIDALRDALPAAMAWDRRRVRRDLRALRRSVLDGGDADADAAREAIAGLRDRLESSIERREQRASRLPAPDFDLDLPVLEARADIEAAIREHQVVVLCGETGSGKTTQLPKICVNLGRGAAGMIGHTQPRRIAARSVAGRIADELGCELGGLVGYKVRFDEKLGDETAVKVMTDGILLAETQRDRLLERYDTIIVDEAHERSLNIDFLLGFLKRLLPKRRDLRVVITSATIDPERFSRHFEDAPILEVSGRTFPVEMRYEPPQADLTDTRELVRAVVDGVGAACAEGQGDVLVFLPGEREIREVADALGRRKDATRTILPLYSRLSAEEQQRVFRPGGGRRIVLATNVAETSITVPGIRFVVDPGLARLNRYSPRTRVQRLPIEKISRASADQRAGRCGRVGPGVCIRLYAEDDYESRPRFTDPEILRTNLAGAILQMKALGLGSIDDFPLLERPDRRAVHDGLGTLRELGALDEEQRLTKIGRELARLPIDPRIGRILIAGAKENCLNEALVIASALSVQDPRERPFDKKEKADELHEEFDHPDSDFLAFWNLWNFAHDGRSRISTGRLGRLCRDRMLSFTRMREWLDTQRQLRGLMVELGYHVNASDAPYSHVHKAILAGFLGGIGRKGAKREYEGADTKFHVHPGSSLNGGDHEWIVAAELVRTTKLYARTCARVRPTWIEEVAGELCKRSYDHPHYRETTGKVYALERVTLFGMEIIAKRRVDYGRINPKEARELFIHHALVIGQHKSDAKAIRENRELENRLKKLEEKARRRDLVASTERVFTFYEQRIPEEIWTSERFETWRRRTERDAPDALQMAPEDLLLKDVSAITPELYPDRVEVSGAGLPLRYRFEPGESDDGVTAGVPIEALGRMRTSDLDWLVPGLIAERARAMLRGLPKAIRRHIDGNAVSAAFVQSLGDDARDREDSLAEALADFVQRQTGLEVDPAELAAAHVPEHTRPNIRVLDISGTPLAESRDLMELKRRLSGRVRRSLLAADDRWPDRQSITEWDFGTLSEALEITRPGVRVVAYPALVDAGESVRTAMVDHPEAAVAINHRGVRRLLMLAARRELRQQVEKLPVMDGLAATYAVLGASGDLRRDLLTLAADLAFLGDRELPRTREQFDAALGAGLERLGAAADEAASLSDEILARAVRLRSRTEEGGPPAWAAPMADIAEHVLALTPPGFLSGTPLEWLRRLPRYLDADRLRLDKLRNAGLERDERLMRSIAAHADRCRRAIAAGQDALDRCPALAEYRWMCEELRVSTFAQELGTVRPVSDARMERLWRRAIEDAATQVPEAAGVSWSAADETVPA, encoded by the coding sequence ATGAAGGCCCTGCTGAGCGACATCGACGCCCTCCGCGACGCCCTGCCGGCGGCGATGGCGTGGGACCGGCGACGCGTGCGCCGCGACCTGCGCGCCCTGCGGCGGTCGGTGCTGGATGGCGGCGACGCCGACGCCGACGCCGCCCGCGAGGCGATCGCTGGCCTCCGCGACCGCCTCGAGTCGTCGATCGAGCGGCGCGAACAGCGGGCCAGCCGGCTTCCGGCGCCGGACTTCGACCTCGACCTGCCCGTGCTCGAGGCCCGGGCGGACATCGAGGCGGCCATCCGCGAGCACCAGGTCGTCGTGCTCTGCGGCGAGACCGGCTCGGGCAAGACCACGCAGCTGCCCAAGATCTGCGTCAACCTGGGCCGCGGGGCCGCGGGCATGATCGGCCACACGCAGCCCCGCCGCATCGCGGCGCGCAGCGTCGCCGGCCGCATCGCCGACGAGCTTGGCTGCGAGCTCGGCGGGCTGGTGGGCTACAAGGTCCGCTTCGACGAGAAGCTCGGCGACGAGACCGCCGTCAAGGTCATGACCGACGGCATCCTGCTGGCCGAAACGCAGCGGGATCGGCTGCTGGAGCGCTACGACACGATCATCGTGGACGAGGCCCACGAGCGGAGCCTCAACATCGACTTCCTGCTGGGCTTCTTGAAGCGGCTGCTGCCGAAGCGCCGCGACCTGCGGGTGGTCATCACGAGCGCGACCATCGATCCCGAGCGGTTCAGCCGCCACTTCGAGGATGCGCCGATCCTCGAAGTCTCGGGGCGGACCTTCCCCGTCGAGATGCGCTACGAGCCCCCGCAGGCGGACCTCACCGACACGCGGGAGCTGGTGCGAGCCGTCGTCGACGGAGTCGGGGCGGCCTGCGCCGAGGGCCAGGGTGACGTGCTCGTCTTCCTGCCGGGCGAACGCGAGATCCGCGAGGTCGCCGACGCACTCGGCAGGCGCAAGGACGCGACGCGGACCATCCTGCCGCTGTACTCCAGGCTGTCGGCCGAGGAACAGCAGCGGGTGTTCCGGCCCGGCGGCGGCCGGCGCATCGTGCTGGCGACCAACGTGGCCGAGACCTCGATCACCGTGCCGGGCATCCGCTTCGTGGTGGATCCCGGGCTCGCGCGACTGAACCGCTACAGCCCGCGGACGCGCGTGCAGCGGCTGCCCATCGAGAAGATCAGCCGGGCGTCGGCCGACCAGCGGGCGGGCCGCTGCGGCCGCGTCGGCCCGGGCGTCTGCATCCGGCTGTACGCCGAGGACGACTACGAGTCGCGGCCGCGGTTCACCGACCCCGAGATCCTGCGGACCAACCTCGCGGGCGCCATCCTGCAGATGAAGGCGCTGGGGCTGGGCTCGATCGACGACTTCCCGCTGCTCGAGCGGCCCGATCGCCGCGCCGTGCACGACGGCCTGGGCACCCTCCGCGAGCTGGGCGCCCTCGACGAAGAGCAGCGGCTTACCAAGATCGGCCGGGAGTTGGCGCGGCTGCCGATCGACCCCCGCATTGGCCGCATCCTCATCGCCGGCGCGAAGGAGAACTGCCTCAACGAGGCGCTGGTGATCGCCTCGGCGCTCTCTGTGCAGGATCCCCGAGAGCGACCCTTCGACAAGAAGGAGAAGGCCGACGAGCTGCACGAGGAATTCGACCATCCCGACTCGGACTTCCTGGCGTTCTGGAACCTCTGGAACTTCGCGCACGACGGCCGCAGCCGCATCAGCACGGGCCGGCTGGGTCGGCTGTGCCGCGATCGCATGCTGTCCTTCACGCGGATGCGGGAGTGGCTGGACACGCAGCGGCAGCTCCGCGGGCTGATGGTCGAGCTGGGCTACCACGTCAACGCGAGCGACGCCCCCTATTCGCACGTGCACAAGGCGATCCTCGCGGGCTTCCTGGGCGGCATCGGCCGCAAGGGCGCGAAGCGGGAGTACGAGGGCGCGGACACCAAGTTCCACGTCCATCCGGGCAGCAGCCTCAACGGCGGGGACCACGAGTGGATCGTCGCCGCCGAACTCGTACGGACTACGAAGCTCTACGCGCGCACGTGCGCGCGCGTGCGGCCGACGTGGATCGAGGAGGTCGCCGGCGAGCTGTGCAAGCGGAGCTACGACCACCCGCACTACCGCGAGACCACCGGCAAGGTGTACGCCCTGGAGCGGGTCACGCTATTCGGCATGGAGATCATCGCGAAGCGGCGGGTCGATTACGGCCGCATCAACCCGAAGGAAGCCCGCGAGCTGTTCATCCACCACGCGCTGGTGATCGGACAGCACAAGAGCGACGCGAAGGCCATCCGCGAGAACCGCGAGCTGGAGAACCGCCTCAAGAAGCTCGAAGAGAAGGCCCGCCGGCGGGACCTCGTCGCGAGTACCGAGCGGGTGTTCACCTTCTACGAGCAGCGCATCCCCGAGGAGATCTGGACGAGCGAGCGCTTCGAGACATGGCGGCGCAGGACGGAACGCGACGCGCCCGACGCGCTGCAGATGGCCCCCGAGGACCTGCTGCTCAAGGACGTGTCGGCCATCACGCCCGAGTTGTACCCCGATCGCGTCGAGGTCTCGGGTGCGGGGCTGCCGCTGCGGTACCGCTTCGAGCCGGGCGAGAGCGACGACGGCGTGACCGCGGGCGTGCCCATCGAGGCCCTGGGTCGCATGCGCACGAGCGACCTGGACTGGCTCGTGCCGGGCCTGATCGCCGAGCGTGCGCGGGCGATGCTTCGCGGGCTGCCCAAGGCCATCCGGCGGCACATCGACGGCAACGCCGTGTCGGCCGCGTTCGTTCAGTCGCTCGGCGACGACGCCCGGGACCGCGAGGACTCGCTGGCCGAAGCACTGGCGGACTTCGTGCAGCGGCAGACCGGGCTGGAAGTGGATCCCGCGGAGCTGGCGGCGGCGCACGTGCCCGAGCACACGCGACCGAACATCCGCGTGCTGGACATATCCGGCACGCCGCTGGCCGAGAGCCGCGACCTCATGGAGCTCAAGCGGCGGCTGTCGGGACGTGTCCGCCGCAGCCTGCTGGCAGCCGACGACCGCTGGCCCGACCGGCAGAGCATCACCGAGTGGGACTTCGGCACGCTGTCCGAGGCGCTCGAGATCACTCGGCCTGGCGTGCGCGTCGTGGCCTACCCCGCGCTGGTCGACGCGGGCGAGAGCGTCCGCACGGCCATGGTCGACCATCCCGAGGCCGCCGTCGCCATCAACCACCGCGGCGTGCGGCGGCTGCTGATGCTCGCGGCACGGCGGGAGCTGCGACAGCAGGTCGAGAAGCTGCCGGTGATGGACGGCCTCGCGGCGACCTACGCGGTGCTGGGCGCGAGCGGCGACCTCAGGAGGGACCTGCTGACGCTTGCGGCCGACCTGGCATTCCTGGGCGATCGCGAGTTGCCCCGGACGCGGGAGCAGTTCGACGCGGCGCTCGGTGCCGGGCTCGAACGCCTGGGGGCGGCGGCGGACGAGGCCGCCTCGCTGAGCGACGAGATTCTCGCGCGGGCGGTCCGCCTGCGGAGCCGGACCGAAGAGGGCGGCCCACCAGCGTGGGCGGCTCCGATGGCCGACATCGCCGAGCATGTTCTCGCGCTGACGCCGCCGGGATTCCTGTCGGGCACGCCGCTCGAGTGGCTCCGACGGCTGCCCCGCTACCTCGACGCCGACCGCCTGCGGCTGGACAAGCTCCGCAACGCGGGCCTGGAGCGGGACGAGCGGCTGATGCGTTCGATCGCGGCGCACGCGGACCGCTGCCGCCGGGCGATCGCCGCGGGCCAGGATGCCCTCGACCGCTGCCCCGCGCTGGCCGAGTACCGCTGGATGTGCGAGGAGCTGCGGGTGTCGACCTTCGCCCAGGAGTTGGGCACGGTCCGGCCCGTGAGCGACGCGAGGATGGAGCGGCTGTGGCGGCGGGCGATCGAGGACGCCGCCACGCAGGTGCCCGAGGCCGCCGGCGTGTCGTGGTCGGCCGCCGACGAGACCGTGCCGGCGTGA
- a CDS encoding LysM peptidoglycan-binding domain-containing protein — MPGVTREQKLALVIGFAAVMLVGLLISDHLAAVRSQSLDEFSPDESVVVQPPRNETPRSRRAVAIPLIPGDGTPAAGPRPDAPDPETRAIERPAPREQTPLRETLLEQATDRLARGAESFALGARDLAANIAELDVREMARLDQAPATIRVADEPAPAESADRDADAPPEERTIDHRVAKLETLSGLARRYYGDPNAWRKIARANPGRVGDNGSVREGVTLRIPGPIQAPPPEREATAASQTYTVRSNDTLSEIAQKVLGTMRRQDEILRLNQDVIRDPDDLRPGMVLRLPST; from the coding sequence ATGCCGGGCGTGACGCGGGAGCAGAAGCTCGCACTGGTGATCGGCTTCGCGGCGGTGATGCTGGTGGGCCTGCTCATCAGCGACCACCTCGCCGCGGTGCGATCGCAGTCGCTCGACGAGTTCAGCCCCGACGAATCGGTCGTGGTGCAGCCACCCCGCAACGAGACGCCGAGGTCGCGGCGGGCGGTGGCCATCCCGCTGATCCCCGGGGACGGCACACCCGCGGCCGGGCCACGCCCCGACGCACCAGACCCCGAGACGCGGGCAATCGAGCGGCCCGCACCCCGAGAGCAGACACCCCTCCGCGAGACGCTGCTCGAGCAGGCCACCGATCGGCTGGCTCGCGGCGCCGAGTCGTTCGCGCTGGGCGCGCGAGACCTGGCGGCCAACATCGCCGAGCTCGACGTGCGGGAGATGGCCCGGCTCGACCAGGCACCCGCGACGATCCGCGTCGCCGACGAGCCCGCGCCGGCCGAATCCGCGGATCGCGATGCCGATGCGCCGCCGGAGGAGCGGACCATAGACCACCGCGTTGCGAAGCTGGAGACCCTCAGCGGCCTCGCGCGGCGGTACTACGGCGACCCCAACGCCTGGCGGAAGATCGCCAGGGCCAATCCCGGACGCGTGGGCGACAACGGCTCGGTCCGCGAGGGCGTGACGCTGCGGATCCCGGGCCCGATACAGGCGCCGCCGCCCGAGCGCGAGGCGACTGCCGCGTCGCAGACCTACACCGTCCGCAGCAACGACACGCTCAGCGAGATTGCCCAGAAGGTGCTCGGCACGATGCGGCGGCAGGACGAGATCCTCCGCCTGAACCAAGACGTCATCCGCGACCCCGACGACCTGCGGCCCGGCATGGTCCTCCGGCTGCCCAGCACGTGA
- a CDS encoding penicillin-binding protein 2, whose amino-acid sequence MASRTSDPSAGRARWVAAALGIGATAWLATVLVRVAWLQIAPPERIDAVLAARERQHTIRVPRADVADRRGRPLAVSRYVHRVFFDPVRVAEEVEAGRITVAELSSALAWMTGEDEFDVDRRVRSVLRENEARQREARRASTDANAIADPIIRYVRVGDRLDDERLAIVRAHPLPGIHLEREAIRDRVGGDLVAPILGKIGSDPMYDEGIERMLRARLEGEPGTITYTHDAGGRAVWIGAGEAEAPRAADAMHLSIDLEIQRIVREELDRAVEDADAAGGLAIALDPRTGEVLAMADVLRPIENEPYPWIDGRLPREEWPRHVDLTGRYAFVRPDPRREDDPAIARNRVIEDAYEPGSTFKALVWSALIDHDPTLLDEVFEAAPGGVTMIGGRRLRDTRANGEQTWEQVLVNSSNIGMAAGVQRIPPADLRRTLSAFGIGERTRLSLPDEAPGRLRGLRDWGEYTHVSVSFGQEVLCTVAQIARAFCAIARNGDEAGTVPALRLTAVGLDGYDGLVARRAVSPAAALRTRTATLGIIERLDAKMRDERPFSYRMFGKSGTAQVSPEKPHDWQRLPPGANAYLPRQYVSSFVAGAPLGEPRIVVMVSIEDPGPDLVRSRQFYGSSVAGPSVRRIVERVLPYLGVPPDAELASSDERPEAADAASASANAE is encoded by the coding sequence ATGGCGAGTAGAACCAGCGATCCATCGGCCGGCCGCGCCCGCTGGGTGGCCGCGGCCCTGGGCATTGGCGCGACGGCCTGGCTCGCCACGGTGCTCGTCCGCGTCGCGTGGCTGCAGATCGCCCCGCCCGAGCGGATCGACGCGGTGCTCGCCGCCCGCGAGCGGCAGCACACCATCCGCGTGCCCCGCGCCGACGTCGCCGACCGCCGCGGCCGGCCGCTCGCGGTCTCCCGCTACGTCCACCGGGTGTTCTTCGATCCGGTCCGCGTCGCCGAGGAGGTCGAGGCCGGCCGGATCACCGTCGCCGAGCTGTCTTCGGCGCTCGCGTGGATGACCGGCGAGGACGAATTCGACGTCGATCGGCGGGTGCGATCGGTGCTCCGCGAGAACGAGGCGCGGCAGCGCGAGGCCCGACGGGCGTCCACCGACGCGAACGCGATCGCCGACCCGATCATCCGCTACGTCCGCGTGGGAGACCGCCTGGACGACGAGCGGCTGGCGATCGTCCGGGCGCATCCGCTCCCCGGCATCCACCTGGAGCGGGAGGCCATCCGAGACCGCGTGGGCGGCGACCTGGTCGCGCCCATCCTGGGCAAGATCGGCAGCGATCCCATGTACGACGAGGGCATCGAGCGGATGCTCCGCGCACGCCTGGAGGGCGAGCCCGGCACGATCACGTACACCCACGACGCGGGCGGCCGCGCCGTGTGGATCGGCGCGGGCGAGGCCGAGGCGCCGCGGGCCGCCGACGCGATGCACCTGTCGATCGACCTCGAAATCCAGCGGATCGTCCGCGAGGAGCTGGACCGCGCGGTGGAGGACGCCGACGCTGCGGGCGGCCTGGCCATCGCCCTCGATCCGCGTACGGGCGAGGTCCTCGCGATGGCCGACGTGCTGCGGCCCATCGAGAACGAGCCGTACCCGTGGATCGACGGACGGCTGCCGCGGGAGGAATGGCCCCGGCACGTGGACCTCACCGGGCGGTACGCCTTCGTACGGCCCGACCCTCGGCGAGAGGACGACCCGGCGATTGCGCGCAACCGGGTGATCGAGGACGCCTACGAGCCGGGGTCGACATTCAAGGCCCTGGTGTGGTCGGCGCTCATCGACCACGATCCCACGCTGCTGGACGAGGTGTTCGAGGCCGCGCCCGGCGGCGTCACGATGATCGGCGGCCGCCGGCTGCGGGATACGCGGGCCAACGGCGAGCAGACCTGGGAGCAGGTGCTCGTCAACTCTTCGAACATCGGCATGGCCGCCGGCGTGCAGCGGATCCCGCCGGCGGATCTGCGGCGGACGCTGTCGGCCTTCGGCATCGGCGAGCGGACGCGGCTGAGCCTGCCCGACGAGGCGCCCGGACGGCTCCGCGGGCTGCGGGACTGGGGCGAGTACACGCACGTCTCGGTCTCGTTCGGCCAGGAGGTGCTGTGCACCGTCGCGCAGATCGCTCGGGCGTTCTGCGCGATCGCCCGCAACGGCGACGAGGCGGGCACGGTCCCCGCGCTGCGGCTGACGGCCGTGGGATTGGACGGCTACGACGGCCTGGTCGCCCGCCGCGCGGTCTCGCCGGCGGCGGCGCTGCGGACGCGCACGGCCACCCTGGGCATCATCGAGCGGCTCGACGCCAAGATGCGCGACGAGCGGCCGTTCTCGTACCGCATGTTCGGCAAGTCGGGCACGGCCCAGGTCTCGCCCGAGAAGCCGCACGACTGGCAGCGGCTGCCGCCCGGCGCGAACGCCTACCTGCCCCGGCAGTACGTCTCGAGCTTCGTCGCGGGCGCGCCGCTGGGCGAGCCGCGGATCGTCGTCATGGTGAGCATCGAGGACCCCGGCCCCGACCTCGTGCGATCGAGGCAGTTCTACGGCTCGAGCGTCGCGGGGCCGTCCGTGCGGCGGATCGTCGAAAGGGTGCTGCCCTACCTGGGCGTGCCGCCCGACGCGGAGCTGGCATCCAGCGATGAGAGGCCCGAGGCCGCGGACGCGGCGAGCGCGTCGGCGAACGCCGAGTAG